In Podarcis muralis chromosome 7, rPodMur119.hap1.1, whole genome shotgun sequence, the genomic stretch tgaccccccccccattctggagtcccccccaaaaccccctgctctttaaagctgaagcacaacaaatgcaagttcaggttttctgcagattacaattcgctccgattcagcagtaaagagcgggATTTtgcggggaaagctctggaggaaaaataaaataaagagtgctcagacatggagcttttaagcacagaccgtgcctggaaagcatggaaGGATTGTGCATAAACCTGATTCTCAAGAGGAGGAACAACGACGACAAATAGTGATGCAGTGCCCTCTGGTTGTGATCTGGGGTCACTGCATTTTGCTGCTGCCTTGACTCGAATGGGAGAAGAgaagctgatagcatccatgaCTGGTTCTTTCCTCTCACACACAGGGCATTATGAAGACTGCTACCACATCACCACAGGCATCATGATTGCCATTGTGGCCGGAGATGTTGCTCTCACCTTGCTCTTCCTCATCCCTGTCTATTACTGCATACGTCCAAAGGGCAGCAAAAACAGTGACTCTGGTAAGTGTGGCACAGTCAAGCTGGTCTCCTGCAAGAAGCAAGACAAGTGAAACggtgggatccgttctggagaaCTGTGCCAGTTTGAAGGAATGGCTCTTTGGaagaaggggcagaggaaggggtgtgtggtgggggcggaccgCCCCAGGTGTCTTCGTTGAGGGGGTTGGCATTTGGCGCACCGCCAGTGACTCCCGAGCCTACTCCAAGCtgttgggggaaggagggagctgaGCTGTTTTGCTGgcagcattccccccttcccccttcgttttgacatcTTGGGGAATTCTTGGG encodes the following:
- the HCST gene encoding hematopoietic cell signal transducer isoform X1; protein product: MWGFTVCIFSLLAASIATGTAGHYEDCYHITTGIMIAIVAGDVALTLLFLIPVYYCIRPKGSKNSDSEEMHSYVNVIGMNK
- the HCST gene encoding hematopoietic cell signal transducer isoform X2; the encoded protein is MWGFTVCIFSLLAASIATGTAGHYEDCYHITTGIMIAIVAGDVALTLLFLIPVYYCIRPKGSKNSDSEMHSYVNVIGMNK